The Desulfurellaceae bacterium genome includes a region encoding these proteins:
- a CDS encoding phosphoribosylglycinamide formyltransferase, which yields MRAGQNPLPLGVLISGGGTNLQAIIDAIADGQLPAEIRLVVSNRHDAYGLSRAERHGIPSAVLPHRGYPSRRAFEAALISTLRERGVNLVVLAGFMRLLSPFFIRAFPQRIVNIHPGLLPAFPGLHAQRQALERGVRIAGATVHFVDEEMDHGPIICQAAVPVYPDDTEDSLSARILTQEHRIYPHAIRLFAEGRLEVRGRSVVVRDEVCLSDGLLAVPEPKGERG from the coding sequence ATGCGGGCCGGACAGAATCCTCTGCCGCTGGGCGTGCTCATTTCAGGTGGAGGCACGAATCTGCAAGCGATTATCGACGCGATTGCGGACGGCCAGCTGCCGGCCGAGATTCGGCTGGTGGTGAGCAACCGCCACGACGCCTACGGCCTCAGCCGGGCCGAGCGGCACGGCATACCGAGCGCGGTGTTGCCGCATCGCGGCTACCCGTCACGTCGGGCGTTTGAGGCTGCGCTGATAAGCACCCTGCGCGAGCGGGGGGTTAATCTGGTCGTGCTGGCCGGTTTCATGCGATTGCTGTCACCCTTTTTCATTCGCGCTTTTCCTCAACGCATCGTGAACATTCATCCCGGCCTTCTGCCGGCCTTTCCCGGGCTGCACGCCCAGCGCCAGGCCCTCGAACGTGGAGTCCGGATTGCCGGAGCCACCGTCCATTTTGTGGATGAAGAGATGGACCATGGCCCGATTATCTGCCAGGCTGCGGTGCCGGTGTATCCTGACGATACGGAGGACAGCCTGAGCGCGCGCATTCTGACCCAGGAACACCGGATCTATCCGCATGCGATTCGGCTGTTTGCCGAAGGCCGCCTGGAAGTTCGGGGTCGTTCCGTTGTGGTCCGTGACGAAGTGTGCCTCTCGGACGGGTTGTTGGCGGTTCCTGAGCCGAAAGGCGAACGAGGATGA
- a CDS encoding 6,7-dimethyl-8-ribityllumazine synthase yields MVRIIQGNMDAGGQRYGLVVSQFNGLVTERLQSGALDTLCRHGVSPEAIDVVLVPGAYDIPLFAKKLAASGRYDALICLGAVIKGETPHFDYIAAAMTQGIKEIMLAHGLPITFGVLTTDSVEQALDRAGAKLGNKGAEAAAAAIEMVNTLKELG; encoded by the coding sequence ATGGTACGCATTATCCAGGGCAACATGGACGCAGGCGGCCAGCGCTATGGCTTGGTTGTGTCGCAGTTCAACGGTCTGGTGACTGAGCGGCTTCAATCCGGGGCGCTCGATACCCTGTGCCGCCACGGCGTCAGCCCCGAGGCGATTGACGTCGTGCTCGTGCCCGGTGCCTACGACATTCCCCTGTTTGCCAAGAAGCTGGCCGCCAGCGGTCGCTACGACGCGCTCATCTGTCTGGGTGCCGTCATCAAGGGTGAGACGCCGCATTTCGATTATATTGCTGCGGCCATGACCCAGGGAATTAAAGAAATCATGCTCGCCCACGGACTGCCGATCACCTTTGGGGTGTTGACGACCGACTCGGTCGAGCAGGCGCTCGACCGAGCCGGAGCCAAACTGGGCAATAAGGGTGCCGAGGCCGCAGCTGCGGCAATCGAGATGGTGAATACCCTGAAAGAACTGGGCTGA
- the leuS gene encoding leucine--tRNA ligase, whose protein sequence is MSQANPQTDQSKGGRVRYRPEEIEPKWQRFWLDNKTFRADIDPDKPKYYIMDMFPYPSGSGLHVGHPEGYTATDILARYKRMRGFNVLHPMGWDAFGLPAEQYAIETGTHPRQTTQRNIDTFRRQIQALGFSYDWDREIATCDPGYYRWTQWIFLKLYERGLAYIAEVPVNWCPALGTVLANEEVVDGKSERGGHEVIRRPMRQWMLRITAYAERLLAGLDQLDWPDNVKEMQRNWIGRSEGARIRFALCQPDGTPRADLPAGHDTFFDVFTTRPDTLFGATYCVLAPEHPLVEASTTPDRRAAVEAYRREAARKSDLARTDLVKEKTGVATGAYACNPVNGQAIPIWIADYVLMSYGTGAIMAVPGGDQRDWEFARRFDIPIIEVVQGGDMDTEAYVGDGPHVNSGFLDGLDIADAKTRMTAWLEQHGHGEGTVTYKLRDWLFSRQRYWGEPFPILHVDGEPTPLAPQDLPVLLPEVESFRPTGTGEPPLAAARQWVETQDPASGKPALRETNTMPQWAGSCWYYLRYLDPHNADRLCDPEKERYWMPVDLYVGGVEHAVLHLLYARFWHHVLYDCGVVSTPEPFQRLVNQGMILGFSYRYYEDGDGQRYSYREVHKLDANGEETYGLSSNPDISASVKYVPVNEVVWREETPYHPHNQDIELEPQTDKMSKSRGNVVNPDDVIAEYGADALRCYEMFMGPLEQVKPWNTRSVAGVSRFLGRSWSLLIDEAGAVRPQIVDRPLDPQANLTRLLHKTIQKVTEDIDGLRFHTALSTLMVLVNEAHKAEQLPQPLVEQLVLLLSPFAPHLAEELWQRLGHTDSLAYVAWPDYDPALLREDTRTIPVQINGKLRAKIDIPADADQATLLARAREHEKVQEYLAGKTLRREIVVPGRMVNFVVS, encoded by the coding sequence ATGAGTCAAGCCAACCCTCAGACCGATCAAAGTAAAGGCGGCCGGGTCCGCTATCGGCCCGAAGAGATCGAGCCAAAGTGGCAGCGTTTCTGGCTCGACAACAAGACGTTTCGGGCCGACATCGACCCCGACAAGCCCAAGTACTACATCATGGACATGTTTCCCTATCCCAGCGGCTCAGGGCTGCATGTCGGCCACCCGGAGGGCTACACGGCGACCGATATTCTGGCCCGCTACAAGCGGATGCGCGGCTTTAACGTCTTGCATCCGATGGGCTGGGACGCGTTCGGGCTACCCGCCGAGCAGTACGCCATTGAAACCGGAACCCATCCGCGCCAGACCACCCAGCGCAATATTGACACCTTCCGGCGTCAGATTCAGGCCCTTGGCTTCTCGTATGACTGGGACCGCGAGATCGCGACCTGCGATCCGGGCTACTACCGCTGGACCCAGTGGATTTTTCTCAAGCTGTACGAACGTGGTCTGGCCTATATCGCCGAAGTGCCCGTCAACTGGTGCCCCGCGCTGGGGACGGTACTGGCCAATGAAGAAGTCGTGGACGGCAAGAGCGAGCGGGGCGGACATGAGGTGATCCGGCGTCCGATGCGGCAGTGGATGCTGCGCATCACCGCCTATGCCGAGCGCCTGTTGGCCGGTCTGGACCAGCTCGACTGGCCGGATAACGTCAAAGAAATGCAGCGTAACTGGATCGGCCGGAGCGAGGGTGCCCGTATCCGCTTCGCGCTGTGTCAGCCGGACGGGACGCCGCGCGCCGACCTGCCGGCCGGACACGACACATTTTTTGACGTCTTTACCACTCGGCCAGACACCTTGTTTGGCGCGACCTATTGTGTCCTGGCCCCGGAACACCCGCTGGTTGAGGCCAGCACGACACCCGACCGACGCGCTGCGGTCGAGGCCTACCGGCGCGAGGCGGCCCGCAAATCAGACCTCGCCCGGACCGATCTGGTCAAGGAAAAAACGGGCGTGGCCACCGGCGCGTATGCGTGCAATCCGGTCAACGGCCAGGCCATTCCGATCTGGATCGCCGACTATGTGCTGATGAGCTATGGGACAGGAGCCATCATGGCCGTCCCGGGCGGCGACCAGCGCGACTGGGAGTTCGCCAGGCGGTTCGACATCCCGATTATTGAGGTCGTCCAGGGCGGCGACATGGACACCGAGGCGTATGTCGGAGACGGCCCGCACGTCAACTCGGGCTTTCTTGACGGCCTGGATATTGCCGACGCCAAGACCAGGATGACCGCCTGGCTGGAGCAGCACGGCCACGGCGAAGGGACGGTAACGTATAAATTGCGTGACTGGCTGTTCAGCCGCCAGCGCTACTGGGGTGAACCGTTTCCGATCCTGCACGTCGATGGTGAGCCCACACCGCTCGCCCCCCAGGATTTGCCGGTGTTGTTGCCCGAGGTGGAAAGTTTTCGGCCCACCGGCACCGGCGAACCACCCCTGGCGGCAGCCCGGCAGTGGGTCGAAACCCAGGACCCCGCAAGCGGCAAACCCGCCCTGCGTGAGACCAACACCATGCCCCAATGGGCGGGCAGCTGTTGGTATTATCTGCGCTATCTTGACCCGCATAATGCCGACCGGCTGTGCGACCCGGAAAAAGAGCGCTACTGGATGCCGGTCGACCTCTATGTCGGAGGTGTCGAGCACGCGGTGCTGCACCTGCTGTACGCCCGATTCTGGCATCACGTTTTATACGACTGCGGCGTGGTCTCCACCCCCGAGCCGTTCCAGCGCCTAGTCAATCAGGGCATGATTCTGGGCTTCAGCTACCGCTATTACGAGGATGGCGACGGACAACGCTACAGCTATCGGGAGGTCCACAAGCTCGACGCGAACGGGGAAGAGACCTATGGCCTGAGTTCGAATCCAGACATCAGCGCATCGGTCAAGTATGTGCCGGTCAATGAGGTGGTCTGGCGCGAGGAAACCCCGTACCATCCCCACAACCAGGACATTGAGCTTGAGCCCCAAACCGACAAAATGTCAAAGTCGCGGGGCAATGTCGTCAATCCCGACGACGTGATTGCCGAGTATGGGGCGGATGCCCTGCGCTGTTACGAGATGTTCATGGGTCCCCTGGAGCAGGTCAAACCGTGGAATACCCGCTCAGTCGCCGGGGTCTCGCGTTTCCTGGGTCGGAGCTGGTCTTTGCTCATTGACGAGGCCGGAGCGGTGCGGCCCCAGATTGTGGACCGGCCGCTCGATCCGCAGGCGAATCTGACCCGCCTGCTCCACAAAACGATCCAAAAGGTGACGGAAGATATCGATGGCTTGCGCTTTCATACGGCGCTGAGCACGCTGATGGTCCTGGTCAATGAGGCTCACAAAGCCGAGCAACTGCCCCAGCCCCTGGTCGAGCAGCTGGTCTTGTTGCTGTCCCCGTTCGCCCCCCACCTGGCCGAAGAACTCTGGCAGCGGCTCGGCCACACCGACAGCCTGGCCTATGTCGCCTGGCCGGACTACGATCCGGCCCTGCTCCGTGAGGACACCCGGACGATTCCCGTTCAGATTAACGGCAAGCTGCGGGCAAAAATCGATATCCCGGCCGATGCCGATCAGGCGACCCTGCTGGCCAGGGCGCGGGAACACGAGAAGGTCCAGGAGTATCTTGCGGGCAAAACCCTCCGCCGCGAGATCGTCGTGCCCGGACGGATGGTCAATTTTGTGGTGTCATAA
- the rnhC gene encoding ribonuclease HIII, translating to MAAGLGHLGLDESGKGDYFGPLVIAGVHVSPELEGPLRDAGVRDSKSLSDTRAGALSRHIRQSCPHDIVVIGPERYNRMYASFNNLNKLLAWGHARAIENLLEQVACEQVVVDQFGAARFLNTALMDKGRRAQVVQKPRAEVEVAVAAASIVARAEFLHRLQDLSREYGMNLPKGASVVIAAGKEFVRKHGPDALGRVAKLHFRTTEKILR from the coding sequence ATGGCGGCTGGGCTTGGACACCTCGGTCTTGACGAGTCGGGAAAGGGCGACTACTTCGGTCCGCTGGTCATTGCCGGCGTGCATGTCTCGCCCGAACTGGAAGGACCACTGCGGGACGCCGGGGTCCGGGACAGCAAGAGCCTCTCCGACACGCGGGCCGGTGCCTTATCGCGGCACATTCGACAGTCCTGCCCACATGACATCGTGGTGATCGGACCCGAACGCTACAACAGAATGTATGCGTCCTTCAACAATCTCAACAAGCTTCTGGCGTGGGGCCATGCCCGAGCAATCGAGAATCTGCTTGAGCAGGTGGCGTGTGAGCAGGTGGTCGTCGACCAGTTTGGCGCCGCGCGTTTTCTCAACACGGCGCTGATGGACAAAGGCCGCCGGGCTCAGGTCGTTCAGAAACCCCGGGCCGAGGTCGAGGTCGCTGTGGCCGCGGCGTCGATTGTGGCCCGGGCGGAATTTCTGCACCGCTTGCAGGACTTGAGCCGTGAGTACGGCATGAACCTGCCCAAAGGGGCCAGCGTAGTCATTGCGGCTGGGAAAGAATTTGTACGTAAGCACGGCCCGGACGCCCTCGGCCGGGTGGCCAAACTGCATTTTCGGACCACCGAGAAGATCCTGCGTTGA
- the rpsT gene encoding 30S ribosomal protein S20, which produces MPFAEKKRFIQSEARRIRNHAAKSRVKTVMKRVTSALESDDPGAVDTQLRDAMSALHKAGRKKILHPNTAARRIARLSKMVQR; this is translated from the coding sequence GTGCCTTTTGCCGAGAAAAAACGATTTATCCAGAGCGAAGCCCGCCGCATTCGGAATCACGCCGCCAAATCCCGGGTCAAGACCGTCATGAAGAGAGTCACGAGCGCTCTTGAGTCTGATGATCCGGGTGCGGTTGACACTCAGCTGCGCGACGCGATGAGCGCGCTCCACAAAGCGGGCAGAAAGAAAATTCTGCACCCCAATACCGCCGCCCGGCGGATTGCCCGGCTGTCGAAAATGGTCCAGAGATGA
- the murJ gene encoding murein biosynthesis integral membrane protein MurJ has protein sequence MREERRIVRAAGQIGLLTLLSRVTGLIRDMLIAGLFGAGAATDAFFVAFRIPNLLRRLVGEGASNAAIIPVVTEYVVHHSRAETQDMLRAVFGVTSGVLLLLTGLGIVCAAPLVRLFAPGFDPDTLVLAVALTELTFVYLFWVGLLALATGVCHTRRHFSAPAFAPVLLNMAIIGCALGVSRFLAEPIFSLAYGVALGGVLQVAWQVPTLGRLGLLVRPQWRPRHPAVIRIGGLLVPVVFGAAVYQLGLVVNTVLASLLGAGGVSVLWYASRLFEFPQGILVAALASATLPSLAAQAQRSDLVGLAESLGFALRITNTIVVPTSLGLLVLAVPVTASLFFRGAFPADQVVHTAGVLQAFVLGLWPIAVSRLLVSCLYALGDTRTPVRTAGLSLVVHVGLSLVLMGSLSVAPDASGLARFFGRLSAALAVCDYGLVGLGLASSLAMVVNMLLLAVVVFRRLPQFPWSPCLASLAWSLLAAAVMAGPVWLVAGQMQWLDPDGSVFGRLAVLLAAIGVGVVSFGGLMWWGRKSDLAALLGLLPERLLGRLPQRF, from the coding sequence GTGAGGGAGGAGCGCAGGATAGTCCGGGCCGCAGGCCAGATCGGTCTCCTGACCCTGCTCAGCCGAGTGACAGGGCTGATCCGCGACATGCTCATCGCCGGCCTGTTCGGAGCCGGCGCGGCCACCGATGCCTTTTTTGTCGCCTTTCGCATCCCCAACCTGTTGCGCCGCCTGGTCGGCGAAGGGGCCAGCAACGCCGCCATCATCCCGGTTGTCACCGAGTATGTGGTCCATCACTCCCGGGCCGAAACCCAAGACATGCTGCGCGCCGTGTTCGGGGTCACGAGCGGGGTCTTGCTGCTGCTGACCGGACTCGGGATCGTGTGTGCCGCCCCCCTGGTCCGCCTTTTTGCCCCAGGCTTTGACCCGGACACGTTGGTCCTGGCGGTTGCCCTGACCGAGCTCACCTTTGTCTATCTGTTCTGGGTCGGGCTGCTCGCCCTGGCGACCGGGGTGTGCCACACCCGGCGGCATTTCAGCGCCCCGGCCTTTGCCCCGGTGCTGTTGAATATGGCCATCATCGGCTGTGCCTTGGGAGTCTCGCGCTTCCTGGCCGAACCGATCTTCAGCCTGGCCTACGGCGTCGCGCTCGGCGGCGTGCTGCAAGTCGCCTGGCAGGTCCCGACCCTGGGCCGTTTGGGGCTGCTGGTCCGCCCCCAGTGGCGGCCACGTCATCCGGCTGTGATACGGATTGGGGGCCTGCTGGTTCCGGTCGTATTCGGAGCGGCGGTCTATCAGCTCGGTCTGGTGGTGAATACTGTGCTGGCGTCTCTCCTCGGTGCCGGCGGCGTCTCCGTGCTGTGGTATGCCAGCCGGCTGTTCGAGTTTCCCCAGGGGATTCTTGTAGCCGCCCTGGCCAGCGCTACACTGCCGAGCCTGGCCGCCCAGGCTCAGCGGAGCGACTTGGTCGGCCTGGCAGAAAGCCTCGGCTTCGCCCTGCGGATCACCAATACCATTGTCGTACCGACAAGCCTGGGACTGCTGGTGCTGGCCGTTCCGGTTACCGCCAGCCTCTTCTTTCGGGGCGCCTTCCCGGCCGACCAGGTCGTGCACACGGCCGGCGTACTCCAGGCATTTGTCCTTGGTCTGTGGCCGATTGCCGTCAGTCGCCTGCTGGTTTCGTGTTTATACGCTCTCGGCGATACCCGTACGCCGGTACGGACCGCCGGGCTGAGTCTGGTGGTCCATGTCGGCCTCAGTCTGGTGCTGATGGGCAGTCTCAGCGTCGCTCCCGACGCCTCCGGCTTGGCCCGGTTCTTTGGCCGCCTGAGTGCCGCGCTGGCCGTCTGCGACTATGGCCTGGTCGGGCTCGGGCTGGCCTCCTCCTTGGCCATGGTGGTCAATATGCTGCTGTTGGCCGTCGTCGTATTCCGTCGTCTGCCCCAATTTCCATGGTCTCCTTGTCTGGCCTCGCTGGCCTGGAGCCTGCTCGCCGCAGCCGTAATGGCTGGACCGGTGTGGCTGGTGGCCGGGCAGATGCAATGGCTCGACCCGGACGGGTCGGTGTTCGGACGCCTGGCCGTATTGTTGGCGGCCATCGGTGTGGGCGTGGTCAGCTTCGGCGGGCTGATGTGGTGGGGCAGGAAATCAGACCTGGCAGCCCTGCTCGGCCTGCTACCCGAGCGTCTGCTTGGCCGCCTGCCACAGCGCTTCTAG
- the ribA gene encoding GTP cyclohydrolase II: MPLPVAPVEKVIADLRKGKMIILVDDDEVHGEANLCIAADKTTPEAVNFMATHGRGLVCLALTEEKIRQLGIPMLGSGPALNHQRLFGASIEARKGVTTGISAYDRAVTITTAIKPKAGPDDIVMPGHVHPLLARRGGVLARPGLSEGAVDLTRLSRLTPAATLCTILGEDGDLASEADLEALADQYQLKIVCLSNLMAYRLRTESLVHRVAEADVASPFGGKFHAIAYRTDIDAHEHIALVKGKIHPRDLVSVRVHSQCLTGDVFGSERCDCGEQLRQAMTDIAKEGKGVILYLHQEGRGIGLANKIRAYALQDQGFDTVEANLHLGFEEDLRDYGIGAQILHDLHISEVRLLTNNPQKISGLEGYGIKVAERRAIETPPHEGNIRYLRVKKEKLGHLFSELKPLL; the protein is encoded by the coding sequence ATGCCACTACCGGTCGCACCAGTTGAGAAAGTTATCGCCGACCTGCGCAAGGGCAAGATGATCATCCTGGTGGATGACGACGAAGTACATGGTGAGGCAAATCTGTGTATCGCCGCCGACAAAACCACCCCGGAGGCGGTGAATTTCATGGCCACCCACGGGCGAGGTCTGGTGTGTCTGGCCCTGACCGAAGAAAAGATCCGCCAACTCGGCATCCCGATGCTCGGCTCGGGACCGGCGCTGAACCACCAGCGCCTGTTTGGTGCCTCTATCGAAGCCCGTAAAGGCGTCACCACCGGGATCTCCGCCTATGATCGCGCGGTCACGATTACCACCGCGATAAAACCCAAGGCCGGTCCTGACGACATTGTCATGCCCGGCCACGTCCATCCCCTGCTGGCTCGCCGCGGCGGGGTGCTGGCCCGCCCCGGTCTGTCTGAAGGAGCGGTCGATTTGACCCGCCTGAGCCGCTTAACCCCGGCCGCAACCCTGTGTACGATTCTGGGCGAAGACGGCGACCTGGCCAGCGAGGCCGATCTCGAAGCCCTGGCCGATCAATACCAGCTCAAGATCGTTTGCCTGTCCAACCTGATGGCCTATCGCCTGCGGACCGAGTCGCTCGTCCACCGGGTCGCCGAGGCGGATGTCGCCAGCCCGTTCGGCGGCAAGTTTCATGCTATTGCCTACCGGACCGATATTGACGCCCATGAACACATCGCCCTGGTCAAAGGGAAAATTCATCCGCGCGACCTGGTCTCGGTCCGGGTTCACTCCCAGTGCTTGACCGGCGACGTGTTTGGTTCGGAGCGGTGTGACTGCGGCGAGCAGCTGCGCCAAGCCATGACCGATATTGCCAAAGAGGGCAAAGGCGTTATCCTGTACCTGCACCAGGAGGGTCGGGGCATTGGTCTGGCCAATAAAATCCGGGCCTACGCGCTCCAAGACCAGGGCTTTGATACGGTCGAGGCCAACCTCCACCTCGGGTTTGAAGAAGACTTGCGCGACTATGGGATCGGAGCCCAGATCCTGCACGACCTGCATATTTCGGAGGTGCGTCTGTTGACCAACAACCCGCAAAAAATCAGCGGCCTGGAGGGCTACGGGATCAAGGTGGCGGAACGGCGGGCGATTGAAACCCCGCCGCATGAGGGCAATATTCGCTACCTGCGGGTCAAGAAAGAAAAACTGGGCCATCTGTTCAGCGAACTCAAACCCCTGCTGTGA
- a CDS encoding ComF family protein has protein sequence MAVSFLYPHRCLGCEVLLDDGRFFCPACSRAVEPIIAPFCQRCGLPFGAGSLPVCSRCFRRQPAFRQARAWAYYDSPGKSIQPLSAAIQRCKYQRRLDNGAALAELAAEHCRLAAGGYDWILPVPLHIDRLRWRGFNQSLLLARAIGERHKIWVEPFVLQRIRPTLPQTQLTQPRRRANVRGAFAVSDPEGLRGKHLLLVDDVYTSGATVEECARTLYQGGARTVDVFTLTRAVVR, from the coding sequence GTGGCCGTCTCCTTTCTCTACCCCCACCGTTGTCTCGGGTGTGAGGTGCTGCTTGATGACGGGCGGTTTTTCTGTCCGGCGTGTTCCAGGGCGGTCGAGCCGATCATTGCGCCGTTCTGTCAACGCTGCGGCCTGCCGTTTGGCGCAGGTTCGCTGCCCGTGTGTAGCCGCTGTTTTCGGCGCCAACCCGCCTTTCGCCAGGCGCGGGCGTGGGCCTATTACGACAGCCCGGGAAAAAGCATCCAGCCGCTCAGTGCGGCGATTCAGCGCTGTAAATATCAACGCCGGCTGGATAATGGCGCGGCCTTGGCCGAGCTGGCGGCCGAGCACTGCAGGCTGGCCGCCGGGGGCTATGACTGGATTCTGCCCGTTCCGCTGCACATCGACCGTTTGCGCTGGCGGGGTTTCAACCAGTCCCTCCTGCTGGCCCGGGCGATTGGCGAGCGACACAAGATTTGGGTTGAGCCGTTTGTGCTCCAGCGCATCAGGCCGACCCTGCCCCAGACCCAGCTCACCCAACCCCGGCGCCGGGCCAATGTGCGGGGCGCGTTTGCCGTGTCCGACCCGGAAGGTCTGCGCGGCAAACACCTGCTGCTGGTTGACGACGTGTATACCTCGGGTGCCACGGTTGAGGAGTGCGCTCGGACGCTGTATCAGGGGGGAGCACGGACCGTCGATGTCTTTACCCTGACACGGGCGGTTGTGCGTTAG
- the mazG gene encoding nucleoside triphosphate pyrophosphohydrolase translates to MAHETHPAFARLVEIMARLRSPGGCPWDREQTPDSLTPYLLEETYEVLEALEDRNWPEFKEELGDLLLQIVFHAQLMAESDRFSIDDVAQAISDKLVRRHPHVFGDTQVKDAREVAQNWVKIKEQEKKGKADQSVLAGVPKAAPALIQAQRLGEKASRVGFDWTSAAAVFEKVREEVDELAETLQAPDRSPDPDRQEHELGDLLFVLTSLARHLDLDAESALRRASTRFGRRFRYIETQLADNAEDIHTAPLERLEALWQAAKQTLG, encoded by the coding sequence ATGGCACACGAAACACACCCCGCCTTCGCCCGTCTGGTCGAGATCATGGCCCGTCTGCGCAGCCCCGGGGGATGTCCCTGGGACCGGGAGCAGACGCCGGATTCCTTAACCCCCTATCTGCTCGAAGAAACCTACGAAGTCCTGGAAGCTTTGGAGGACAGGAACTGGCCGGAATTCAAGGAAGAACTCGGTGACCTACTGCTCCAGATTGTGTTTCATGCCCAGCTGATGGCCGAGAGCGACAGGTTCAGCATTGACGATGTGGCTCAGGCGATCAGCGATAAGCTGGTCCGCCGTCACCCCCATGTCTTTGGTGATACCCAGGTCAAAGATGCCCGCGAGGTGGCCCAGAATTGGGTCAAGATCAAGGAGCAGGAGAAAAAGGGGAAAGCCGACCAGTCGGTTTTGGCCGGCGTGCCCAAGGCCGCCCCGGCCCTGATTCAGGCCCAGCGTCTGGGTGAGAAGGCCTCACGGGTGGGTTTTGACTGGACATCGGCGGCTGCGGTGTTTGAGAAAGTCCGTGAAGAGGTGGATGAGTTGGCCGAGACGCTCCAGGCTCCCGACCGTAGTCCAGACCCCGACCGTCAGGAACACGAGCTGGGCGATCTGCTGTTTGTCCTGACCAGCCTGGCCCGCCATCTCGACCTGGATGCCGAGTCGGCATTGCGTCGGGCCAGTACCCGCTTCGGTCGGCGCTTTCGGTATATCGAGACCCAACTGGCCGACAATGCCGAAGACATCCACACCGCTCCGCTGGAACGCCTAGAAGCGCTGTGGCAGGCGGCCAAGCAGACGCTCGGGTAG
- the nusB gene encoding transcription antitermination factor NusB — MPSHHPHGSRRQGREFALQVLYQLEMTDTEPRQALAMFWQNFQPGARTREFTTELVEGAWRERERLDGLIAEAAEHWRLGRLPKVDWNLLRLGAYELLCSPELSAGVTINEAIEIARRYCSDEAPTFINGVLDRIATLVGKKADRHESSQPSDRSK; from the coding sequence ATGCCATCCCACCACCCCCACGGCTCCCGACGGCAGGGCCGAGAGTTCGCCCTGCAAGTGCTGTACCAGCTTGAGATGACCGATACCGAGCCGCGCCAGGCCCTGGCCATGTTCTGGCAAAACTTCCAACCCGGAGCGCGCACGCGGGAGTTTACGACCGAGCTGGTGGAAGGAGCGTGGCGGGAACGCGAGCGTCTGGACGGGCTGATCGCCGAGGCTGCGGAACACTGGCGGCTGGGGCGCTTGCCCAAGGTTGACTGGAACTTGCTGCGCCTGGGTGCGTACGAGTTGCTGTGCTCTCCCGAGCTATCGGCCGGGGTGACGATTAACGAGGCGATTGAAATTGCGCGCCGCTATTGCAGCGATGAGGCGCCGACCTTCATCAACGGCGTGCTGGATCGGATCGCCACGCTGGTAGGGAAGAAAGCAGACCGTCATGAGTCAAGCCAACCCTCAGACCGATCAAAGTAA